One part of the Phaeodactylum tricornutum CCAP 1055/1 chromosome 17, whole genome shotgun sequence genome encodes these proteins:
- a CDS encoding predicted protein yields MRAVVGTSSDIAYQSYLQRQPSPMSVKAMRSHVPTRRSRQLWILFLLGHAYSLRALTPHSKANTHSKKPMFQHALAILTMPNNSVDRIINEAILEKALPSAHKLSVVLRCQGTNKRSGTSTSPSLATLRRYVGEVYSQMWDLAMHSPQLLAQQQSQQQQSLDESSRNAASPTDFFVLPDVVVYPQNLPNAAPESWIHIQKDLDLVCSVDSMAGWISTQATGRGERYQRMHGDGLGGLDEHVQAMNSERAFRNLAPVQILHVNPSDCMTNAVVDPNVVFLDDDEETERLPKVQQQQHRKGQSKSMDQGVTCNGGADDDEECDLILGGARITQGRLFDSVAVGGTFDGLHFGHRKLLTLAMSSVHPVTGLLLVGVTVDDMLRRKRFAEYIPSLQARMEGVQDFLHRLAPGMKNNIRIVPIRDAFGPPGQPGWHFDALVLSHETLETGYALNEHRIEQGMHPLTLLCTRRTEAHGMSSTALRRRRSLQTSATASSAPTRNAAVLRQQQQQQPTRDQNNTSAAAGSSNGAKSHPHSTSVNGHDSAGRRSANPL; encoded by the coding sequence ATGCGCGCCGTTGTTGGGACCTCCAGTGACATCGCGTACCAATCCTATTTGCAACGGCAGCCGTCTCCCATGTCGGTCAAGGCGATGCGTTCCCACGTACCGACGAGACGCTCAAGGCAGCTATGGATACTGTTCCTGCTCGGTCACGCTTATAGCCTTCGTGCGTTGACGCCCCACAGTAAAGCCAACACGCACAGCAAGAAACCCATGTTCCAACACGCCTTGGCTATTCTCACCATGCCCAACAACAGTGTGGATCGCATTATCAACGAAGCTATTCTGGAAAAAGCCTTGCCCTCGGCACACAAACTTTCCGTTGTTTTGCGTTGTCAAGGAACGAACAAGCGCAGTGGAACTTCGACGTCGCCCTCGTTGGCAACGTTGCGTCGCTACGTTGGCGAAGTATATTCACAAATGTGGGATCTCGCCATGCACAGTCCACAACTCCTGGCGCAGCAGCAgtcgcaacaacaacaatcactCGACGAGAGTTCCCGCAACGCCGCCTCTCCCACAGACTTCTTTGTCCTCCCCGACGTTGTGGTCTACCCCCAAAATTTGCCCAACGCGGCACCGGAAAGCTGGATTCACATACAGAAAGATCTCGACCTCGTCTGCAGTGTGGATTCCATGGCTGGATGGATTTCCACACAAGCAACGGGACGGGGAGAACGCTACCAACGCATGCATGGGGATGGGCTGGGTGGCCTCGACGAGCACGTGCAAGCCATGAACAGTGAACGGGCCTTTCGAAATCTTGCACCCGTGCAAATACTGCACGTAAATCCCTCGGACTGTATGACCAACGCCGTCGTGGACCCGAACGtggtctttttggacgatgacgaagagaCCGAACGGTTACCGAAggtacaacaacaacaacatcgaAAAGGACAATCAAAAAGTATGGACCAGGGCGTGACGTGCAACGGCGGCGctgatgacgacgaagaatgTGATTTGATTCTCGGTGGAGCTCGCATAACGCAAGGACGATTATTCGATTCCGTTGCGGTCGGCGGCACGTTCGATGGCTTGCATTTTGGCCACCGCAAACTGTTAACCCTCGCCATGTCGTCGGTACATCCCGTCACGGGCTTGCTACTCGTTGGAGTCACGGTCGATGACATGCTCCGACGCAAACGCTTCGCGGAATATATCCCTTCGCTGCAAGCCCGTATGGAAGGCGTCCAGGACTTCTTGCACCGTCTCGCTCCGGGCATGAAGAACAACATCCGTATCGTCCCGATTCGAGACGCCTTTGGTCCACCAGGACAACCGGGTTGGCATTTTGACGCCCTTGTATTGAGTCATGAAACTCTCGAGACGGGGTACGCGCTCAACGAGCACCGCATCGAACAGGGCATGCATCCACTGACATTGTTGTGTACCCGACGAACCGAAGCACACGGCATGAGTAGCACGGCCTTACGACGCCGTCGCTCGTTGCAAACGAGCGCAACGGCGTCCAGCGCTCCCACACGAAACGCGGCGGTCCTaagacagcagcagcagcagcaaccaaCAAGGGATCAAAACAACACTTCAGCAGCAGCCGGATCCAGCAACGGAGCGAAGTCTCATCCCCATTCCACGTCCGTCAACGGACACGACTCTGCGGGGAGAAGGTCGGCCAATCCGCTTTAA
- a CDS encoding predicted protein encodes LWSRFDQGCTIRLLCPHKHSDSTHGLLSLLESEWTCMIGANAYLTPPSGSQGFAPHYDDIEAFCLQLEGKKRWKVYAPLQKSERLPRTSSEDYVEADLRDVEPALDVVLKPGDVLYMPRGWIHQACTIDGTDGYSLHLTVSAMQQWAWADLMELLLPEALQSAASGDSTMLRQGLPRGFLNYMGAMYDQKDTAEILEQKAEQDRTAAMDETGAIDMLDAACDQIGKRFLSDRVPPVLTHLERSMTVHESDAKVLPQTLCRMARPGSGRLVLEAGKAVLYHCADNSRVYHELPLSPMEFEMDDAPAMEQLLTTTEHDWVRVADLIHDSIEDKVGVAQALYDEGILCIQTSDM; translated from the exons TTGTGGTCTCGTTTTGACCAAGGTTGTACGATTCGGTTACTTTGTCCACACAAACATTCGGATTCAACACATGGGTTGCTCAGTTTGTTGGAATCAGAATGGACGTGTATGATCGGTGCAAACGCCTACTTGACACCACCATCGGGGTCGCAAGGATTTGCTCCACATTACGACGACATTGAAGCCTTTTGTTTGCAGTTGGAAGGAAAGAAGCGGTGGAAAGTCTACGCCCCGTTGCAAAAGTCGGAACGCTTGCCCCGCACTAGCAGCGAAGATTATGTAGAAGCCGACTTGAGGGATGTGGAACCCGCGCTGGACGTTGTGCTCAAACCGGGAGATGTTTTGTACATGCCCCGAGGCTGGATTCATCAGGCATGCACGATCGATGGTACGGATGGTTATTCGTTGCACTTGACGGTTTCTGCCATGCAACAGTGGGCTTGGGCGGATTTAATGGAATTACTCCTACCGGAAGCCTTGCAATCGGCAGCATCTGGCGATTCCACCATGTTGCGCCAAGGACTACCACGTGGTTTTCTAAATTATATGGGTGCTATGTACGACCAAAAGGATACGGCGGAAATTCTTGAACAGAAGGCTGAGCAGGACAGGACCGCAGCGATGGACGAAACTGGAG CGATAGATATGCTTGACGCAGCTTGTGATCAGATTGGCAAACGATTCTTGTCTGACCGAGTACCACCCGTGCTAACACACCTGGAACGTTCAATGACGGTGCACGAATCCGACGCGAAGGTATTACCGCAAACCTTGTGTCGTATGGCCCGCCCTGGTTCCGGAAGACTCGTTCTCGAAGCAGGTAAGGCTGTGCTGTATCACTGCGCAGACAATTCTCGAGTGTATCACGAATTACCACTCAGTCCAATGGAATTCGAAATGGACGACGCACCCGCGATGGAACAGCTATTGACCACCACGGAACACGATTGGGTTCGCGTAGCTGATTTGATTCACGACAGTATCGAAGACAAGGTAGGCGTAGCGCAGGCCTTGTACGACGAAGGCATTTTATGCATCCAAACAAGCGACATGTAG
- a CDS encoding predicted protein produces the protein MLRRSVAGGGGSLGLPTTSANQDSKPFFRRDNHKKPDGSAASIHLTNPLVKQWKDSDTATKISYGLLLTFLLMIYSGYRTLRYNNASLWMTCHAQDCVLQISPRGWEKTTTLTFARSQLVDAETVKTSNDGVYLGSNPDLNEERRQAHNTGKNKKNTHKNKGSVGSYRGPDPEGNYITYAVVLRDDSEEARQHQAESEDGQGQAVVRLTSVKPFLDVAQDGSFRLIFRQFGITQTRRRVRTMVSKIESYIKHRRQKLVVKENASPSAFAIILMVGGLVGALLTVLIGSFWSDDESYRKQRLGQRRFAQQQKQQQLHSSPRSSLADVIAARTMPSRYEVQTAPRRTTLSTSGNKTTTTTRKRY, from the coding sequence ATGTTACGACGTAGTGTCGCTGGAGGTGGAGGCTCGTTGGGTCTACCCACGACTTCTGCCAATCAGGACTCCAAGCCCTTTTTTCGGCGTGACAATCACAAGAAACCGGATGGTTCGGCAGCCAGCATTCACTTGACCAATCCGCTCGTCAAGCAATGGAAAGATTCCGACACGGCGACGAAAATCAGTTACGGCTTGCTCTTGACTTTTCTACTCATGATTTACTCGGGGTATCGGACCTTGCGCTACAACAACGCTTCACTTTGGATGACTTGTCACGCACAGGATTGTGTATTGCAGATTTCTCCACGGGGCTGGGAGAAAACCACCACCCTCACCTTTGCACGATCGCAGCTCGTTGATGCGGAAACGGTCAAAACAAGCAACGACGGAGTCTACCTGGGGTCCAACCCCGATCTCAACGAAGAACGCAGGCAAGCACACAACACcggcaaaaacaaaaagaacacacacaaaaacaaaGGCAGCGTGGGCTCTTACCGGGGACCCGATCCAGAAGGCAATTATATCACCTATGCTGTTGTGCTGCGAGATGATTCCGAAGAAGCACGACAGCACCAAGCAGAAAGCGAAGATGGACAAGGCCAAGCCGTTGTGAGGTTGACTTCGGTCAAACCATTTTTGGACGTGGCTCAAGACGGCTCCTTTCGGTTGATTTTTCGGCAATTCGGTATTACCCAAACACGTCGACGCGTCAGAACTATGGTTTCTAAGATTGAATCCTATATCAAACACCGTCGTCAAAAACTTGTCGTCAAGGAAAACGCCTCGCCTTCCGCGTTCGCGATTATCCTCATGGTGGGCGGATTGGTCGGAGCCCTTTTGACCGTGCTAATAGGTAGCTTTTGgtccgacgacgaatcgtACCGAAAACAACGATTGGGACAGCGCAGATTTgcgcaacagcaaaaacaACAGCAGCTGCACTCGAGTCCACGGAGTTCGCTAGCCGACGTTATCGCTGCCCGCACCATGCCGTCACGGTACGAAGTCCAAACGGCTCCTCGGCGGACAACTCTTAGCACTAGTGGCAATaaaacgacaacgacaactcGGAAGCGTTATTGA
- a CDS encoding predicted protein: EIREQMEQEERSRAIQQAMEMLQTTETNTVESMMEKSADNGADVHFTNLDLPNLRGGGQPLLQNANITFSRGRRYGLMGRNGCGKTTLLTFMASRQMEGAVPKHMNMVLVRQEIMGNKWTAVETVLKSDVKRESLRERKRQNLQKSARKAAESSTTAQMQESKDAQRLKLNEKLGLAYQRLAQVEEEEGGDPEPRARKVLAGLGFAKEMQDKPTDELSGGWRMRVSISCALFANPSLLLLDEPTNHLDLESVLWLERYLTTTFSGTLVVVSHDRHFLNEVVTDVVHFHRSQLTTYRGDISSFEAVRDDDRLRQQRQREQQEAKRAHLQKYIDLHAQAGENGVKAARQRKSKMKKLDKLGVEEVLDDEEVILNFPDPGAFDGDIVRLEQVKFGYSAQNILLETVDLTVNLKSRIALLGRNGCGKSTLIKLAVGALQSMQGKVVIDPGAKIEYLAQHQLEQLDPDGTPLQTMVDRYPGDHSNTHIGELRRYLANFGLGGEILPVQKIHTMSGGQKCRVCLACAMYRKPHLLILDEPTNHLDLETTAALIDAIKTFQGGVLLVSHDQHLLTSVCEDLLVVENGRV; encoded by the exons GAGATTCGCGAGCAAATGGAGCAAGAAGAGCGATCCCGAGCCATTCAGCAAGCGATGGAAATGTTGCAAACGACCGAAACCAATACGGTCGAATCTATGATGGAAAAGTCCGCTGACAATGGCGCGGACGTGCACTTTACCAATTTGGACTTGCCCAATTTACGCGGCGGGGGTCAACCTTTGCTGCAAAACGCTAACATTACCTTTTCTCGAGGTCGACGATACGGACTCATGGGACGGAACGGTTGCGGAAAGACCACATTGCTGACCTTTATGGCTAGTCGACAAATGGAAGGAGCCGTTCCGAAGCACATGAATATGGTCCTCGTACGTCAGGAAATCATGGGCAACAAATGGACGGCCGTCGAAACAGTTCTCAAGAGTGATGTCAAACGAGAATCG CTTCGGGAGCGCAAACGACAAAACCTGCAAAAGTCTGCTCGCAAGGCAGCGGAATCTTCCACCACAGCACAAATGCAAGAGTCGAAAGATGCACAGCGACTCAAGCTCAACGAAAAGCTGGGATTGGCCTATCAGCGTTTGGCACAGgtcgaagaagaggaaggCGGGGATCCGGAACCGCGCGCACGCAAAGTATTGGCTGGCCTCggatttgcaaaagaaatgCAAGATAAGCCCACTGATGAACTTTCTGGAGGATGGCGGATGCGGGTATCGATTTCGTGTGCGCTTTTCGCAAATCCATCGTTATTGTTGCTCGACGAACCGACAAATCATTTGGATTTGGAAAGTGTTCTCTGGTTGGAGCGATATTTGACAACCACGTTTTCTGGTACGCTTGTGGTAGTCTCGCACGATCGGCACTTTTTGAACGAAGTGGTTACGGATGTCGTACATTTCCATCGCAGCCAATTGACCACTTATCGTGGAGATATATCCAGCTTTGAAGCAGTACGGGATGACGATCGTTTGCGGCAACAACGCCAGCGTGAGCAGCAAGAAGCAAAGCGAGCACATCTGCAGAAGTACATTGATTTACACGCACAAGCCGGTGAGAATGGTGTCAAGGCTGCTCGTCAACGAAAAAGTAAGATGAAGAAGCTTGACAAACTTGGA GTTGAAGAAGtactcgacgacgaagaagtcatACTGAATTTTCCTGATCCGGGGGCTTTCGATGGTGACATTGTACGTTTGGAGCAAGTCAAGTTTGGGTATTCAGCCCAAAATATTTTACTAGAGACTGTCGATTTGACTGTCAATCTTAAGTCTCGAATTGCTCTACTCGGTCGCAACGGATGTGGAAAGTCAACCTTGATCAAGCTGGCGGTTGGGGCATTACAGTCGATGCAAGGCAAGGTCGTTATCGATCCCGGTGCCAAAATCGAGTACTTGGCGCAGCATCAACTGGAGCAACTCGATCCCGACGGTACTCCTTTGCAAACGATGGTAGACCGATATCCTGGAGATCACAGCAACACTCATATTGGTGAGCTACGCCGATATCTTGCAAACTTTGGCCTAGGCGGGGAGATCTTGCCCGTCCAAAAGATTCACACTATGTCGGGAGGTCAGAAATGCCGCGTTTGTCTGGCTTGCGCTATGTACCGCAAACCACACTTGCTGATCCTGGATGAACCGACGAATCACTTGGATCTCGAAACAACAGCAGCTCTAATTGACGCCATCAAAACGTTTCAGGGAGGCGTGCTCTTGGTCAGTCACGACCAGCACTTGTTGACTTCCGTATGTGAAGATTTGCTGGTAGTCGAAAACGGAAGAGTG